The Branchiostoma lanceolatum isolate klBraLanc5 chromosome 10, klBraLanc5.hap2, whole genome shotgun sequence genome has a window encoding:
- the LOC136442954 gene encoding uncharacterized protein — MPLYAKYRQTNRHDESDSLKPPSGKCTLQLVGLLFLALSPILAMVVQNAIILNEVSENRIIRRAASREISFSTYIGRAVHNLAVERGTTSLFLGSRGDTDVYQGLLRKYEDTDMAIAELPSWPEVTVDTPWYFRNSENFQRYLAHHRSDVWFKRNQTTVAKEILFYTAVTEKFISDMGRTLSRADTSQLWTTVVAYQMVVSAKDYAGLERALGSVFFAQGGFSSSELKWYDNVLEVGNANLKDAITYSDRVVQILEQFRGTALEANISSSRERIKTNQIAQASIEAGAEWFDLMTQYIGFLRQVEQHLSERVLDILQHLLAQDDVQLATGYTILLTVVSIGPFIVMGVYKMASEAQAVASNLENITAKLELEKKKSDKLLYRVFPAIVVNAMKKADTVPAEYFDEVTIMFSDIVGFTERTAAISPHKVIDLLNRLYHTFDVVLGRYDVYKVESIAGAYMVASGLPTKNGDLHGEQIACAALHLMKAARSFHPVHVTYPLELRIGIHTGPCVAGVVGKKQPRYYVFGNSVNVAQRLEQTAEPNRIQISPSTRELLMTSRESFLVEPRGDVITIKVGFQQIMTTDSL, encoded by the exons ATGCCTCTCTACGCCAAATAtcggcagacaaacagacatgATGAAAGCGACTCGCTCAAGCCGCCGAGTGGAAAGTGCACTCTCCAGCTGGTCGGGCTCCTATTCCTGGCTCTGTCCCCTATCCTGGCCATGGTCGTGCAAAACGCCATCATCTTGAATGAG GTCAGTGAGAACAGAATCATCAGACGGGCCGCCAGCAGGGAGATTTCCTTCAGCACGTACATAGGCCGGGCCGTCCACAACCTGGCGGTGGAGAGGGGAACCACGTCACTCTTCCTCGGCTCACGGGGGGACACTGACGTCTACCAGGG GTTACTACGAAAGTACGAGGACACAGACATGGCGATCGCCGAACTACCGAGCTGGCCGGAAGTCACAGTAGACACACCCTGGTACTTCCGGAATTCGGAAAATTTCCAACGATACCTGGCACACCACAGAAGTGACGTGTGGTTCAAACGGAACCAAACTACAGTCGCTAAG GAGATCCTGTTCTACACAGCGGTGACGGAGAAGTTTATCTCTGACATGGGGAGGACCCTTAGCCGTGCAGATACGTCCCAGCTATGGACTACTGTCGTAGCGTACCAGATGGTCGTCAGTGCTAAAGATTACGCCGGCTTGGAGAGAGCTCTCGGCAGTGTTTTCTTTGCGCAAG GCGGATTTTCTTCGAGTGAGCTGAAATGGTACGACAATGTACTAGAAGTTGGAAACGCCAACCTGAAGGATGCAATTACATACAGCGACAGAGTTGTACAGATTCTAGAGCAGTTTCGTGGAACAGCGCTCGAGGCAAACATTTCTAGCAGCCGtgaaagaataaaaacaaatcaaatcgcCCAGGCCTCTATTGAGGCAGGTGCAGAATGGTTCGACCTTATGACCCAATATATCGGATTCCTTCGCCAAGTTGAACAACATCTTTCTGAGCGAGTCTTGGACATCCTCCAGCATCTTCTGGCTCAAGATGATGTCCAATTAGCCACAGGCTACACCATCTTACTAACCGTAGTCTCAATCGGCCCGTTCATAGTCATGGGTGTGTATAAGATGGCTAGTGAGGCTCAGGCCGTGGCTTCAAACTTGGAAAACATCACCGCAAAGCTGGAACTGGAGAAGAAGAAATCGGACAAGCTGCTGTACAGAGTGTTTCCCGCCATTGTTGTGAACGCCATGAAGAAGGCTGACACGGTCCCGGCAGAGTACTTCGATGAG GTTACAATCATGTTTTCTGACATCGTGGGCTTCACAGAGCGCACCGCCGCCATCTCTCCTCACAAAGTCATTGATCTCCTCAACCGGCTTTATCACACGTTTGACGTTGTCCTTGGGCGCTACGACGTCTATAAGGTAGAAAGTATCG CTGGTGCGTACATGGTTGCCTCTGGTTTACCGACGAAGAACGGTGACCTGCACGGGGAGCAGATCGCCTGCGCCGCGCTGCACCTCATGAAGGCCGCCCGGTCCTTCCACCCCGTGCACGTCACTTATCCCTTGGAACTGCGCATCGGGATCCATACAG GGCCTTGTGTGGCAGGGGTAGTTGGAAAGAAGCAGCCACGCTATTACGTCTTTGGCAACAGTGTTAATGTTGCTCAACGCTTGGAGCAAACCGCAGAAC CAAACCGGATCCAAATCTCGCCATCTACCAGAGAACTGCTTATGACGTCACGAGAGTCCTTCCTGGTGGAACCGcgtggtgacgtcatcaccattAAAGTAGGTTTCCAACAAATCATGACAACAGATTCACTGTAA